In Quercus lobata isolate SW786 chromosome 12, ValleyOak3.0 Primary Assembly, whole genome shotgun sequence, a genomic segment contains:
- the LOC115972514 gene encoding apoptosis-enhancing nuclease-like isoform X2: MAFEAESDFSKQLITRHKCSACFKQYNKKEHLVEHMKVSYHSVHQPRCGVCLKHCKSFESLREHVIGPLPKESCSRVFSEQGCNLCLKVFDSPISLGEHKRSCRLPAPSPIGTMKLPYSDPIVVSHNGRGPGAIAIDCEMVGGGDDGTLDLCALVCLIDEDENVIFHTYVRPQIPVTNYRYEITGLTEEHLRDAMPLKLVQEKILQILYNGESIVRARMQGGKARLLVGHALEHDLDCLRMTYPDNLLRYNIQTSFHDPYVDSVSAMRLYKRMRAQDHPNDASEISTDAYKSQNVTSKFDSLRAKELEQMSPDELYEISRPNYKCWCLDSSQAIQP, translated from the exons ATGGCCTTTGAAGCAGAATCAGACTTTTCCAAGCAACTAATCACCAG GCACAAATGTTCTGCTTGCTTCAAGCAGTATAACAAAAAGGAGCATCTTGTTGAGCACATGAAGGTCTCATACCACTCAGTTCATCAGCCTAGATGCGGGGTGTGTCTGAAGCACTGTAAATCTTTTGAATCACTGAGGGAGCATGTTATTG GTCCATTGCCAAAAGAAAGTTGTTCAAGGGTCTTCTCTGAACAAGGCTGTAATCTTTGCTTGAAAGTTTTTGATAGCCCCATTTCTCTCGGTGAGCATAAGAGAAGTTGCCGACTACCTGCACCTAGTCCTATA GGAACCATGAAATTGCCATATTCAGACCCAATTGTTGTAAGCCACAATGGCAGAGGTCCTGGAGCAATTGCCATAGATTGTGAAATGGTTGGAGGTGGAGATGATGGAACGTTGGACCTTTGTGCGTTGGTGTGTCTAATTGATGAAGATGAGAATGTGATTTTCCACACATATGTGCGTCCTCAAATTCCTGTCACTAATTACAG ATACGAAATAACTGGGTTAACTGAAGAGCATCTAAGAGATGCCATGCCACTAAAGTTAGTTCaagaaaaaattttgcaaattcTGTACAATGGAGAATCTATTGTGAGGGCAAGGATGCAGGGTGGAAAGGCTAGGCTTCTTGTGGGGCATGCATTGGAGCATGATTTGGATTGCTTAAGAATGACTTATCCTGATAACCTGCTGAG GTACAATATCCAGACAAGCTTTCATGATCCATATGTAGATAGTGTGTCTGCAATGAGATTGTACAAGAGAATGCGTGCCCAAGATCATCCGAATGATGCTAGTGAGATATCAACTGATGCCTACAAATCCCAAAACGTTACCAGCAAATTTGATTCTTTAAGAGCTAAGGAACTTGAGCAGATGAGCCCAGATGAGCTATATGAAATTTCAAGACCAAACTATAAATGTTGGTGTCTGGACTCAAGCCAAGCAATACAGCCATAG
- the LOC115972514 gene encoding apoptosis-enhancing nuclease-like isoform X1: MAFEAESDFSKQLITRHKCSACFKQYNKKEHLVEHMKVSYHSVHQPRCGVCLKHCKSFESLREHVIGPLPKESCSRVFSEQGCNLCLKVFDSPISLGEHKRSCRLPAPSPIGTMKLPYSDPIVVSHNGRGPGAIAIDCEMVGGGDDGTLDLCALVCLIDEDENVIFHTYVRPQIPVTNYRYEITGLTEEHLRDAMPLKLVQEKILQILYNGESIVRARMQGGKARLLVGHALEHDLDCLRMTYPDNLLRDTAKYPPLMKTNLVCHSLKYLTQKYLGYNIQTSFHDPYVDSVSAMRLYKRMRAQDHPNDASEISTDAYKSQNVTSKFDSLRAKELEQMSPDELYEISRPNYKCWCLDSSQAIQP, from the exons ATGGCCTTTGAAGCAGAATCAGACTTTTCCAAGCAACTAATCACCAG GCACAAATGTTCTGCTTGCTTCAAGCAGTATAACAAAAAGGAGCATCTTGTTGAGCACATGAAGGTCTCATACCACTCAGTTCATCAGCCTAGATGCGGGGTGTGTCTGAAGCACTGTAAATCTTTTGAATCACTGAGGGAGCATGTTATTG GTCCATTGCCAAAAGAAAGTTGTTCAAGGGTCTTCTCTGAACAAGGCTGTAATCTTTGCTTGAAAGTTTTTGATAGCCCCATTTCTCTCGGTGAGCATAAGAGAAGTTGCCGACTACCTGCACCTAGTCCTATA GGAACCATGAAATTGCCATATTCAGACCCAATTGTTGTAAGCCACAATGGCAGAGGTCCTGGAGCAATTGCCATAGATTGTGAAATGGTTGGAGGTGGAGATGATGGAACGTTGGACCTTTGTGCGTTGGTGTGTCTAATTGATGAAGATGAGAATGTGATTTTCCACACATATGTGCGTCCTCAAATTCCTGTCACTAATTACAG ATACGAAATAACTGGGTTAACTGAAGAGCATCTAAGAGATGCCATGCCACTAAAGTTAGTTCaagaaaaaattttgcaaattcTGTACAATGGAGAATCTATTGTGAGGGCAAGGATGCAGGGTGGAAAGGCTAGGCTTCTTGTGGGGCATGCATTGGAGCATGATTTGGATTGCTTAAGAATGACTTATCCTGATAACCTGCTGAG GGATACGGCAAAGTACCCTCCATTGATGAAAACAAATCTGGTTTGCCACTCACTCAAGTACCTCACCCAAAAATATCTAGG GTACAATATCCAGACAAGCTTTCATGATCCATATGTAGATAGTGTGTCTGCAATGAGATTGTACAAGAGAATGCGTGCCCAAGATCATCCGAATGATGCTAGTGAGATATCAACTGATGCCTACAAATCCCAAAACGTTACCAGCAAATTTGATTCTTTAAGAGCTAAGGAACTTGAGCAGATGAGCCCAGATGAGCTATATGAAATTTCAAGACCAAACTATAAATGTTGGTGTCTGGACTCAAGCCAAGCAATACAGCCATAG
- the LOC115970782 gene encoding heavy metal-associated isoprenylated plant protein 42-like → MEANRPVGSACVLKVNINCCKACPGKLRKKLQKVYGVSSIYIDVKQGLVKVTGNIEPTKVVEAIKKIGRKAELLSYEKDPPVAQEKLNHLFTEIHNNHIADSDSNFDDDDDDEDDSDDLHDENCEYAHHNNHKTKPRHDHGPNGHHQHHHNVNDQRETRGTPLHHHHVNGRRETRGTPLRGATKGYGYGLPRPPPARPPYGYPAMPPPARPPYGYPAMPPPARPPYGYLAMPPYGYQGYHHQQGMYARPLPPPPPPAAYYDHQYRPMMQKPRVAPPLPPYGSCYTRDAPVGNSVFHYFSDDNTKGCSIM, encoded by the exons ATGGAAGCCAACCGCCCTGTTGGTTCG GCTTGTGTGCTGAAAGTGAATATTAATTGTTGCAAAGCATGTCCTGGGAAACTGAGAAAAAAGTTGCAAAAGGTCTATG GAGTGAGTTCTATCTATATTGATGTAAAGCAAGGGCTGGTTAAAGTTACTGGTAACATTGAACCAACCAAAGTTGTAGAGGCAATAAAAAAGATTGGAAGAAAGGCAGAGCTTTTGTCCTATGAAAAGGACCCCCCAGTTGCACAAGAGAAACTTAACCACTTATTCACTGAGATACATAATAATCATATTGCTGATTCTGATTCtaattttgatgatgatgacgacgaCGAAGATGATAGTGATGATTTGCATGATGAAAATTGTGAATATGCTcatcataataatcataaaaCAAAGCCTAGGCACGACCATGGACCAAATGGGCATCATCAACACCATCACAATGTGAATGACCAGAGAGAGACTAGAGGTACTCCTCTACACCATCACCATGTGAATGGCAGGAGAGAGACTAGAGGCACTCCTCTACGTGGTGCAACCAAAGGGTATGGTTATGGTCTACCAAGGCCACCACCGGCAAGGCCACCATATGGGTATCCAGCAATGCCACCACCAGCGAGACCACCATATGGGTATCCAGCAATGCCACCACCAGCGAGACCACCATATGGGTATCTAGCAATGCCACCGTATGGGTATCAAGGATATCACCATCAACAAGGGATGTATGCAAGGCCACtgccacctccacctccaccagcGGCTTATTATGATCATCAGTATAGGCCAATGATGCAAAAACCAAGGGTGGCACCACCATTGCCTCCGTATGGTTCTTGCTATACTAGGGATGCACCAGTTGGCAACTCCGTCTTCCACTATTTTAGTGATGATAACACTAAAGGTTGTTCTATAATGTGA
- the LOC115972514 gene encoding uncharacterized protein LOC115972514 isoform X3, producing the protein MAFEAESDFSKQLITRHKCSACFKQYNKKEHLVEHMKVSYHSVHQPRCGVCLKHCKSFESLREHVIGPLPKESCSRVFSEQGCNLCLKVFDSPISLGEHKRSCRLPAPSPIGTMKLPYSDPIVVSHNGRGPGAIAIDCEMVGGGDDGTLDLCALVCLIDEDENVIFHTYVRPQIPVTNYRYEITGLTEEHLRDAMPLKLVQEKILQILYNGESIVRARMQGGKARLLVGHALEHDLDCLRMTYPDNLLRISICNRQLSGLLICYTI; encoded by the exons ATGGCCTTTGAAGCAGAATCAGACTTTTCCAAGCAACTAATCACCAG GCACAAATGTTCTGCTTGCTTCAAGCAGTATAACAAAAAGGAGCATCTTGTTGAGCACATGAAGGTCTCATACCACTCAGTTCATCAGCCTAGATGCGGGGTGTGTCTGAAGCACTGTAAATCTTTTGAATCACTGAGGGAGCATGTTATTG GTCCATTGCCAAAAGAAAGTTGTTCAAGGGTCTTCTCTGAACAAGGCTGTAATCTTTGCTTGAAAGTTTTTGATAGCCCCATTTCTCTCGGTGAGCATAAGAGAAGTTGCCGACTACCTGCACCTAGTCCTATA GGAACCATGAAATTGCCATATTCAGACCCAATTGTTGTAAGCCACAATGGCAGAGGTCCTGGAGCAATTGCCATAGATTGTGAAATGGTTGGAGGTGGAGATGATGGAACGTTGGACCTTTGTGCGTTGGTGTGTCTAATTGATGAAGATGAGAATGTGATTTTCCACACATATGTGCGTCCTCAAATTCCTGTCACTAATTACAG ATACGAAATAACTGGGTTAACTGAAGAGCATCTAAGAGATGCCATGCCACTAAAGTTAGTTCaagaaaaaattttgcaaattcTGTACAATGGAGAATCTATTGTGAGGGCAAGGATGCAGGGTGGAAAGGCTAGGCTTCTTGTGGGGCATGCATTGGAGCATGATTTGGATTGCTTAAGAATGACTTATCCTGATAACCTGCTGAG GATCAGCATATGCAACCGGCAACTTAGTGGACTACTTATCTGCTACACCATATGA